In Natronomonas halophila, one DNA window encodes the following:
- a CDS encoding threonine aldolase family protein, whose product MIDLRSDTVTKPSLGMREAAADAEVGDDVYGEDPTVNELEAKVADVLGKEDALFVPSGTMGNQIAARVHTERGEEALVEAESHIYKWELGGLAQHSEVQVRTVDGGERGVITPEAVAEGYVEADDHRAGTGLLCLENTHNSKGGTAIAAERIDAACEAAHERGVSVHLDGARLFNAAAALDTDAARLAENVDSVMCCLSKGLGAPVGSMLVGSEAFIEEAHRVRKLFGGGMRQAGIIAAPGLIALENRERLAEDHENARRLAAGLDELDGIDARDPETNIVLVETNEPAEEFLDACAERDVLGVPFGDNVVRFCTHLGVDSEDIESTIRRIEGLRG is encoded by the coding sequence ATGATAGATTTACGGAGCGACACGGTAACGAAGCCGTCGCTCGGGATGCGTGAGGCCGCCGCCGACGCCGAGGTCGGCGACGACGTCTACGGCGAGGACCCGACGGTCAACGAACTCGAAGCGAAGGTCGCCGACGTGCTCGGCAAGGAGGACGCACTCTTCGTGCCCTCGGGGACGATGGGCAACCAGATAGCCGCCCGCGTCCACACCGAACGCGGCGAGGAGGCCCTCGTTGAGGCCGAAAGCCACATCTACAAGTGGGAACTCGGCGGCCTCGCCCAGCACTCGGAGGTGCAGGTCCGCACCGTCGACGGCGGCGAGCGAGGCGTCATCACGCCCGAGGCCGTCGCCGAAGGCTACGTGGAGGCCGACGACCACCGCGCCGGAACCGGCCTGCTGTGTCTGGAGAACACCCACAACAGCAAGGGCGGCACCGCGATTGCGGCCGAGCGCATCGACGCCGCCTGCGAGGCCGCCCACGAGCGCGGCGTGTCGGTCCATCTCGACGGCGCGCGCCTGTTCAACGCCGCGGCGGCGCTGGATACCGACGCCGCGCGACTGGCGGAGAACGTCGATTCGGTGATGTGCTGTCTCTCGAAGGGCCTCGGCGCGCCCGTCGGGTCGATGCTCGTCGGCAGCGAGGCCTTCATCGAGGAGGCCCACCGCGTCCGCAAACTGTTCGGCGGCGGGATGCGGCAGGCCGGCATCATCGCCGCGCCGGGCCTTATCGCCTTAGAGAACCGCGAGCGACTGGCCGAGGACCACGAAAACGCCCGGCGACTGGCCGCGGGACTGGACGAACTCGACGGCATCGACGCGCGCGACCCGGAGACGAACATCGTCCTCGTGGAGACGAACGAACCGGCCGAGGAGTTCCTCGACGCCTGCGCGGAGCGGGACGTCCTCGGCGTGCCCTTCGGCGACAACGTCGTGCGGTTCTGTACGCACCTCGGCGTCGACAGCGAGGATATCGAATCGACGATTCGCCGCATCGAGGGCCTGCGCGGCTGA